Below is a genomic region from Paenibacillus rhizovicinus.
CGATGGCTACGTTCTCCTTGGCTTCCGATTGCCGCCTTAACAACCAGCCGCTAACGGGCAACCTTCTGTTTCTCGCGAAGTGCGCGCTGAATGTCTCGCTGCGCATCCTTCTTCGCCGCCGATTCGCGCTTGTCGTACTGCTTCTTCCCTTTGCCAAGGCCGAGCAGCAGCTTCGCGTAACCATTGCGGACGTAAATCTTAAGCGGTACGATTGCATAGCCTTCTTGCTTGGACAAGCCAAGCAGCTTGTGGATCTGCGCTTTATGCATGAGCAGTTTGCGTGCCCTCGTCGGATCGACGGGATTGCTTCGGTTACCCTGCTCGAAAAAGCTGATATGCATGTTGTGGATGAAAATCTCGCCGTTTCGGATGGTGGCAAACGCATCGCTAATATTCGCCTTGCCCATACGCACCGACTTAATCTCGCTCCCCATCAGCACCATGCCCGCTTCGAAGGTATCCTCGATGAAATAGTCATGGGAAGCCTTCTTGTTCTGCGCAAGCTGTTTGCCGTCACTTTTCTTCGCCATGCCGTTCACCTCTCCCGTAATCGTAATTAGGCTTGACCTGCCTGCCGCTGCCAAATGCCCCAAAAGATACAAAGGACTTCTAACCGCAGCTAGAAGTCCATTGTAACAACTTTGCGAACCGAAATCAAGAAATGGTAAAGCTTGCAGAACCCGCGTGCTACTTGCGTTTCTTCCGGACGAAAGCCGCCGTCGCATTACCGCCGCCGGACTTCTTCTTGCGCGGCTGCGCGCTGCCTTCGGCCGTTCCTCCGCCGGCGTTAGGTGCCACTTGCAGCTGGCCGCCTGCCGCGCCGCCGCCCGGTTTCTTGCGGCGGGAGCCTGTGCCGTTACCCTGGCCGCCGCCTTGCGCACCGCCTGCATTTCCGTTTGCCGGTTTATTACCCTGAGCGCCTTGACCGCCGCCTTGACCGCCTTGACTGCCCGAACGGGAGCTGCGGCGTCCTGCGCTGGATCTGCCACCGCCATTGCCGCCGCCGAAGCGATCTCCGCCTGAACGGCCGCGGCCCGATCCGTCGCGTCTGCCGCGCGAACGGTTCGCGTCGTCCGGATCTTCGCCGTAGTCTTTGAGCGACCCGGCATTGCGGACCGGCAAGCCCCACATATCGGTGCGAACCGATTTACGGCGTTCGCCGCCGCTACCTTGAGCGCCGCCGCTTGCTTCGCCGCCCGAGCTGCTATCGTTGCCGAGGAGACGATTCAAATTGAAGTCGTCCTCCGGTTTCCATGCGCGCTGGTCGCGTTGACCGCGCGGCGCGGCTGCCTGCTCCGCAACGCCGCCGTTAACCGGCTGCTGCCCGCCGCGTTCCTCGCGATTGCCGCGTCTGCGCCCGCGGCGCTCCGCTCCGCTCGCCGCGCCTGCGGCTCCAGCCGCCGCGCCGCCGCCGGCTTCGCCGCTGCGCGGCCCGCGGCCCCGCGGGCCCGAGCTCGCGCCACGCGCCGCTCCCGCGCCGCCGCGTTCGCTCCGCTGCGCGGAGCCGCTATCGCGGCCGGCTCCGCCACGGCCGCCGCGGCCCTCGCCGCGCGCACCGCCCGCGCGCGGCTCGCGCACAACGCTCCGCTGCGCGGAGTTCGCGTCGCTGCTGCCGCCCCGGCCTCCGCGACCGCCACGGCCGCCGCGCGCAGAACCGCGCTCTCCGCGGCCGCTAAACCCAAGCTCCCGCGCCAGCTCGCCGTTGTCCGCGCCCTGCTCCAAATTCTCGAGCATCGTGAAGTCGATCGTATGCTCATCCATATTGACGCGCTCCACGCGGATGCGCACCTCATCGCCGATGCGGAACGTCTTCGACGTCCGCTCGCCGATAAGCAGCATGTGCTGCTCGTGGAAGTGGTAATAATCGTCCGAGAGCTCGCTGAGCCGGATGAGCCCCTCGACCGTATTCGGCAGCTCCACGAAGATACCGAAGCTCGTCACGCTGCTGATGATGCCTTCGAATTCCTGGCCGACTTTGTCCAGCATATACTCGCATTTCTTCAGCTTCTCCGTATCGCGCTCCGCGTCTACCGCGACGC
It encodes:
- the smpB gene encoding SsrA-binding protein SmpB, which produces MAKKSDGKQLAQNKKASHDYFIEDTFEAGMVLMGSEIKSVRMGKANISDAFATIRNGEIFIHNMHISFFEQGNRSNPVDPTRARKLLMHKAQIHKLLGLSKQEGYAIVPLKIYVRNGYAKLLLGLGKGKKQYDKRESAAKKDAQRDIQRALREKQKVAR